The Bacteroidota bacterium sequence TAGCACGCTGACAGGCTGCTTCCAACCGGTCATTGCCATATTTTTCTCCCAGTCGTAAAACGCCCAGGCATGAGTTATAGGTCTGTTCGATGAAGTTTCGTTGTGTGAGTATTTTGCTAATCGCCGCGACCGCGTGTGGCCCGATCGCTGCTGCTTTTTCAATAAAATACTCCCGGCTCCAACCCTTCATGCGTTTATAGTGCTTGTGTTCCGGAGGCATGTGTTCCTCAAGGGTAGTATGTCCGTTTCTGTTGTAATTGCGTCTGTAACAAGCAATGCGGATTGCATCAAGGTAAATTTCCACATTATCAAAATCATAAACCAGTTGTACCGTTTTCCCGATGTACTTATAATGAACGCTGTAATGATGCCAGTCCTCGCCCAGGGTAATGTGATAATTCTTCTGAACTTTGGCCGCAATCTTATGTTTGGGGACAAAGGCTTCAGCAGGCAAGGGCAGTAATAGTTTTTTTTCGTGAAGGATAAACTGGTCACGACGACTGTAATCACAGCGCTGAAGGTTGCGGGCATTGAACTTGTCCAACTGCTCCCAAAAAGCCTCATTAATCTGCTCAATGCTATGAAAAACTCTATTGCGCAATGACGCATACACACGGTTGTAAATAGCGTTAACGTGACTTTCAGCAGAAGCTTTGTCACGGGGCTTTCTCACACGGGCAGCCATGAGCGTGGCTCCGTAGTGTGCCGACCATTGCTCGGCCAATGCATCAAACGATGGCTCATACCGGTTGCTCTTTTTCACGACCTGCCCCATATTGTCGGTTTTTAGGGATAACGGGACTCCGCCGATATAACTTAAAGCATTATTCAGCGCTTTAAGCAGTAGTTCACGCTTAGCCGACAGCAGCACTTCGATATACGTAAACGCAGAAAAAGGAAGCACGCAGACAAGCACCGGGTGCCTGCTAATCTCGCCGGTCTCTGGATCAACCAACGCAACCGTATCTCCTGCAAAGTCGAACATCATACAGGCAGCAGGCTCATGCTCAAAGTACATAACCGCTTTGGTCGTTTGAAGAAAACGGCTCAAGTGTTCGCAAAACTGTGTATAGCCATACCCTTCGGGCACAAGCTGACGATACTCCTCCCAAAGTATCATGCGCGTGGCGTGTCGTTTTTTTAGCTCATCGCTTAATGTCGGTATCCGGTTCATGAGGTCTTCAAAGCGCCAGTCCGCCGGTACCGGCGGACTGGCGCTTTGAATGAACGATGATAGCTCCTGGTCACTCATTTTCAGTAACTGGTCTGCTTCCTGCCCATCCTGTATCCGCTTTACATACCCATTTACTGTGAGCCGTGAGATGTGAAGCTCCCGGGCAATTTCGCGATTGGATTTGCCCTGTTTTCTTAATTGTAGAACTCGTCTGATCTGCAACATGGTTATCATTTTATTTGCCATCGTATAAAGAATTTATCCTTATACGAACCCATGTTGTCCTTGAATATAGTGGCATACTTTGTGCCGGAATGTCAGTCGCTATTTTTGACATTTTTTGACCCCGGCACGTATATTCTATCTCTTTTTTGAGTGAATTTATGCCAGATTAGTGGCATACTTTGCTCCGGAATCACTGGCATAGTTTGCTCCGGAATCGTGGCATACTTTACTCCGAAATGCTGGCATAGTTTAGTCCGAAATAGTCAAAAGATTTCTTTGAATTCAAAGATGATTACATTATCAGACCACCCTATCAAAGAAAAAGTGTTTGGTCTGTTAAAAAACAGCAAAGTTTGTTTGATAGTTTATTCAGACGTTATTATGTACCTCGACTTGTTGTTAGAGAAGTGCGGTTATCACAGGACAAAACTGTAAGAGAAATTGTTGACGGACAACAAAGGATTACCGCTGTTCAAGAATTCTTTGATAACAAATTTAGACTGCCATCATCATTGTCTGATATTCACCCTGACCTTTCAAACAAATATTATAAAGATTTATCTGCGGAATTGCGAAAATTCATTTCTAAAGAACTCGTCATTAATGCCGATGTTGTCAGAAATATTGATAATCCCAAAAATGCCGAACATCAAAAGGTCGCAACAGACATATTTTGGCGGCTACAACAAGGCGAAACACTAAACTTTATGGAAATTGCTCATGCTAAACTTTCAAGTTTGTCAAGAAACTTTATTGTGAAATATAGTGATGATGAAACTTTTGATTATGAGAATTATCTTCCTATTGATACAAATCCCAATAAGCATAGATTCTTTCAAATCATTGAACGAGACAACAACCGCATGCAACATTTAACCTTGATGACAAGGTTTTTAATAATTGAAGAAGCTGATGTCTATACAGAATTAAAAGATTCAGCAGTGACTGATTACATTGATAAATATATTGAAAAAGATGGTATTGGAAACAATTCTTTTGAGAACAATGAAACAGCAAAGAATTGCATAAGAATTATAACTCTTTTTTATGATATTTTTAAGAACGACCCAATGTTTGATGAAAAGACAGGGATTAAAGAATTATCAAGAGAATATTTAATCATTTCGTTCTTCTTGCTTATCCGGCATT is a genomic window containing:
- the istA gene encoding IS21 family transposase, whose product is MQIRRVLQLRKQGKSNREIARELHISRLTVNGYVKRIQDGQEADQLLKMSDQELSSFIQSASPPVPADWRFEDLMNRIPTLSDELKKRHATRMILWEEYRQLVPEGYGYTQFCEHLSRFLQTTKAVMYFEHEPAACMMFDFAGDTVALVDPETGEISRHPVLVCVLPFSAFTYIEVLLSAKRELLLKALNNALSYIGGVPLSLKTDNMGQVVKKSNRYEPSFDALAEQWSAHYGATLMAARVRKPRDKASAESHVNAIYNRVYASLRNRVFHSIEQINEAFWEQLDKFNARNLQRCDYSRRDQFILHEKKLLLPLPAEAFVPKHKIAAKVQKNYHITLGEDWHHYSVHYKYIGKTVQLVYDFDNVEIYLDAIRIACYRRNYNRNGHTTLEEHMPPEHKHYKRMKGWSREYFIEKAAAIGPHAVAAISKILTQRNFIEQTYNSCLGVLRLGEKYGNDRLEAACQRAMAGYKVTYTVIKNILERNLDKASLQTDLFIGIPTHENIRGAEFYQ